Genomic segment of Nostoc sp. TCL240-02:
ATCCCGTTTTTCTTCACAATGCCAACTAGCAGAATGATGCCGACGAAGGCGTAAATATTCAAGTCAACTTGAAACAGCAACAGGGTCAGTATTGCCCCAAATCCAGCAGAAGGTAAGCTAGAAAGGATAGTTAGCGGGTGAATGAAGTTCTCGTAGAGAATCCCCAACACAATATAAATCACCAAGATGGCAACTAGCAGTAGCAGTCCTAAGCCCTGAATCGAAGATTGGAATGCCTGCGCTGAACCTTGGAAGCCTGTACTAATAGTAGGTGGCAATGTTTGACGAGCAAGTTCCTCAATTTTCCCAGTGACGTTACCTAGTGACACTCCTGGCTTAAGATTAAAGGAGAAGGTGACAGATGCTAGCTGCCCTTTGTGGTTGATAGTTAAGGGGCCTACATCTTTGCTCAAGGTTGCTATGGCGTTGAGAGGCACAAGTTGTCCACTAGGGGCACGAACTGAGAGTAAATCTAGGGCGTTGGCATTTTGCTGATATTTTGGTTCCACGCCCATAATTACTTGATATTGACTATCGGGAGCGTAGATGGTAGAAACTTGGCGAGTGCCATAAGCATTACTCAGAGCAGTTTCGATTTGATTGGCAGTCAAACCTAGAGCTGAAGCTTGGTCGCGGTTGATGTCTACTTTTACTTGCGGATTTTTGATTTGCAAATCGCTGTTGACATCTTGTAAATCTGAGAGCGATCGCAATTTCTCTTCTAAAACTGGAGCGTACTGGTAAAGTTCCTGAATATTGGGAGTTTGTAGAGTAAATTGATACTGCGCTTTTGTTTGTTGTCCACCCACATTAATCGCTGGGGGATTTTGTAAGAATACCTTAATTCCAGGCACAACTGATAACTTCGGTCGGAGTTCCTGAACAACTTCATCAGCGCTGAGACTGCGCTCATGGCGGGGCTTGAGTTCAATTAAAAGTCGTCCCGCGTTGGCGGAGGCATTTGGCCCGCCAGCCCCAACACTGGAGTTTATGGAATCGACATTCGGATCTCGGTAAGCGATCGCAGCTACAGCTTGTTGATGTTTTACCATCTCATCAAAGGATATATCCTCTGATGCCTGAGTTGTTGCCGTAATTTGTCCAACATCTGCGTTGGGAACAAACCCTTTAGGCACAATTATAAATAGATATACTGTCGCCACAAGAATCGCTCCCGAAATCACCATCGTTGTGCGGTGATACTTGAGTGATTTCTTCAAACTCCAATCGTATCCGCCCAATATCACATTAAAAACGTTTTCCGAAAAGTTGTAGAGACGACGGTTGAAATTTTTGATTCGGGACTGGGGAGTGGGGACTGGGGACTCGGGACTGGGGACTCGGGACTGGGAGTTAAGAATTTCTCCCTCTCCCCCTTGCTCCCCTGCTTCCCCTGCTCCCCTACTTCCCTGCTCGTCATCCCCCTCACTCTCCTGCTCATGATGAGGTGGACTTAAAAATCTCGAACACAGCATTGGTGTCAAGCTGAGGGAAATTACGCCAGATACCAAGATTGCAACGCTGATGGTAACGGCAAACTCACGGAACAGTCGCCCCAGAATGCCTTCCATGAAAAGTATCGGGATAAATACTGCTACCAGAGAGATGGTCATAGATAAAATTGTGAAACCAATCTCTCTAGAACCATTTAGGGCTGCTTCCATGCGGCTTTCGCCCATTTCCATGTGGCGGACAATATTCTCCAGCATGACTACGGCATCATCTACCACGAAACCTACTGAAAGGGTCAACGCCATCAGTGATAGGTTATCGAGGGAGAAACCCAGTAGTACCATGACTCCAAAAGTCGCTACTATCGAAAGCGGTACTGCCAAACTGGGAATAACTGTAGCAGAGATATTGCGAAGAAATAGAAAGATTACCAGCACCACCAGAGCGATGGTGAGCAACAGCGTGAATTGTACATCATCCACCGACTCACGAATTGACTGGGAGCGATCGTAGAGAATATCCATATTCACAGCCGCCGGAATCTGTGTCCGAAAGCTGGGTAGGAGTTTCTTGATTGCATCCACTACTTGAACGGTATTAGTTCCTGGTTGGCGCTGAATTGCCAGAACGATCGCCCGCACCCCAGAATTTTGGATTGAGGATTTCTCCCCTGCTCCTCTGCTCCTCTGCTCCCCTGCTCCCCTGCTCCCCTGCTCCTCTGCTCCCTTACTCTCTTTCTTAACAGGAAAATACCAGCTTGCAATCTTATCATTTTCCACGCTGTCCAGAACTTGACCTAGTTCTCCTAGCTGTACTGGTGCGCCGTTCTGATAAGCCACACTTAGGGAACGATAGCTAGCGGCATCATTGAGTTGACCGTTTGCTTGAATCGTAGAATTTTGCTGCTTACCGTAAAGTGTCCCCGTAGGCAGATTGACATTTCCATTAGCGATCGCATCAGCGACTTCATCGATTCCTATGCCTTTGACACTCAGCGCTTCCGGGTCAAGCTGAATTCGTACCGCGTACTTTTGGGAACCAAACACCTGCACTTGTGCTACTCCATCCACCATTGACAGGCGTTGTGCCAGCAATGTTTCAGCGTACTTATCTACAGTTGACAGGGGCAGAATAGACGAATTCAGCGAGATGTAAAGGACTGGCTGATCTGCCGGATTTACCTTTCGGTAAGATGGCGGATTCGGCATATTTGTCGGTAACTGCTTTGCTCCCTTAGCGATCGCAGACTGGACATCTTGGGCTGCACCGTCAATATCCCGATTCAGGTCAAATTGCAGCGTTAACTGTGTAGTACCCAAAGAACTGGTAGAGTTCATCGAACTCAATCCCGCAATGCTCGAAAACTGCTGCTCTAATGGAGTTGCAACTGAAGCAGCCATCGTTTCTGGGCTAGCTCCGGGCAGATTAGCTGTTACCTGGAGTGTTGGATAATCCACATTGGGTAAGTCGCTAACAGGTAGTTGTTGGTAACTGATCAGTCCAAATATCAAAATGCCAAGCATAACCAGAGTAGTCATGATTGGTCGCCGGATAAATAGCTCGGAAATGTTCATCTGAGTGCTAAGTAAGGAGTAAAGATTGCTGTTAGCGGTAGATGGGCGTTGAGCCAGCGCTGAGTGAGAACTAATGAGTGCTGTTAGCAGTAGCGGAGCATTTACCCGTGCTGAGTGAGGAGTTTACCTTGCTCCCCCTGCTCCCCCTGCTTCCTGCCCCCCTGCCCCTCTGCTTCCTACCTCCGGTTTCACTTGGACTGTGGCATCAGGCACTAGGTTGAATTGTCCATCAATAACTACTTGTTCACCTGGTTTAACCCCTTGCTGAATTACCGTTTCATTTCCAACGGTATCGCCGACGGTAATTGCCCGCATTTCTGCTGTCTTATCGGGTTTGATTACATACACAAATTGTCCCTTTTGCCCACTCTGTACCGCCTGGGAAGGAACAGTAATGGCATTTGGTTCTTCGCTCAGTTTGAGGACTACATTAACAAACTGTCCCGGAAACAGGCGATCGTCAGCGTTGGCAAAAGTACCCTTAAGTTGAATTGTGCCTGTTTGGGTATTGACTCCACTATCGACAAATGTCAGTTCACCTCGGACTGGCCGCCCAGCGTCTTTAGGAGGTAAAGCATCGACTTCTAACTTGCCGTTATTAGCACTGTATTTTTTGATATCTGGCAGCAGTCGCTGGGCAATGGAAAAGTTGACGTAAATCGGGTGAATTTGACTGATTGTAATGAGCGGATCGGTGGCATTCGCCTCTACCAAGTTGCCTTGATTTAGCTTCAGACTACCCGTGCGTCCAGCAATTGGTGAGTAGATGGAAGTATAAGAAAGCTGAACTTTAGCATTATCGATCGCAGCTTCATCTGCTACTACCACCGCCTGAGCATTTTGTACATCTGCTTGGGCTGCTGCGATCGCAGCCTGAGCATTTGCGACTCCCTCTTGATCTGCTTGCACCGTTGCCTGTTGAGCAGCAGCAGTAGTCTGATACTGTTCGGACTGTTCTTTACTGATAGCCCCTTGCTTGAGCAAACTAGCATAACGTTGAGCCTGCACATTTGCATTTGTAGCCTGGGACTTATCCTTCACTACATTCGCTTTTGCCTGGTTCACTTGAGCGATCGCTTTTAGCACATTAGCCTGTGCCTGTTTCACCTGAGCCAAATCTTTAGCCTTGGCAGCGTTAGCTTGCATCAGTGCGGCTTGTAGAGGGCGAGAATCAATTTTAAATAACAAGTCGCCTTTCTTAACGTTCTGTCCTTGCTGAAAATAGACTCCAGTCAGTTGTCCGCCAACTTGAGATTTGACAGATACCGTAGAATATGCTTCAACTGTCCCCGTAGCCGCTAACTGTATTGGAATCGTTTTTTGAGTCGCAGTGGCAACCACCACTGGCACGGCTCGCTTTTTTCCTGCTTCTTTTCCACTTGGTTGGGCTTCGGAAGCATTACAGGCAGCACACAAGTAAGTTAGACCTAATATAAGTAGCGAAAATCGTCCTCTTTGAATAACGTTATGAAAGCTAAAAATAGTTTGAGCAGCCAAGGACGAAGGCTTTATCGTCTGAATAGAAACTAAACGGCGCATATTAACAATTTGGGGAAAGGGGAAGCACATACACGTACTAGCTTGTCGTTAGACATCGCATTTTTTACAAAATGGTTGGTTGCGATTAATTCTAATTAGATAAGCAGAATGTTAGCCAAACTAAACATTAGTGTACTAATAATTGCTTTTTTCGCCTACCCCTTTTAGAAATAAATTGTTGTGACTTTATTTATATATTTAGGGTTCTGTTGCAAAAATTATTTGAGAATAAGTGGAATAGTCTAAGCAACAATTTTATTTTACGAAGGCGCTCGCAGTTTGTCGTTCAGCCAAAATAAATATTTGGACTTAGACAGTTGAGGGCGATCGCCCGCCCTCAACTGAAATTTAAGCAGCACAAAAAATTGGGGCAGGTGATAAACCCGCCCCGACATTTGATGATATGTTGCGCCCAACGGCTTTTGCTACAGGCTTTAAACTATCAACTAAACGCACCATATCTTCTAAAGAGAGTGCTTGACGAGCATCAGAAACAGATTTTTCTGGTTGTGGGTGACATTCAATAATTAATCCATCAGCACCGCAAGCGATCGCAGCCCTAGCCACAGGTGCTACCAGTTCCCGTTTACCGACAGCATGGGAAGGATCTACAATCACAGGCAGGTGAGTTATTTGCTTGAGTGCTGCCACTGCCCCTAAATCTAGGACATTGCGGGTGTAATCATCGAAGCTGCGGATACCTCTTTCGCACAACACCACATCATGATTCCCGTGGCTAAGAATATATTCAGCAGCCATAACGAATTCTTCAATAGTCGCGGCTAAACCACGTTTGAGTAATATTGGTTTGCCAGCTTGTCCTAAAGCTTTGAGCAAGTCGAAGTTTTGCATATTGCGACTACCAACTTGAAGCATATCAGCGTGGGCGGCAACTACTTCAATTTGGGAAATTGACATCACCTCAGTGACAACTGGCATATTGTAATGCGATCGCACCCTTGCCAAAATCCTCAATCCTTCCTCACCCATACCCTGGAAAGCGTAGGGTGATGTGCGAGGTTTGTAGACACCGCCACGCAACCCCTGTATCGATGCAGTAGATAGCTTTTGGGCAACAATTTCCATTTGTTCTAAGCTTTCAACGGTACAGGGCCCGCCGATAATTACCAGTTCTTCGCCTCCGAAAGCGACTTTTTCTGAAATTTTAACGATTGTTTGGTGATTCGGATGAGATTGTGCGGCAAGTTTAGCATTAATCATGGTTTCATTCTCCTGAAAAGTTATGGATTGAGTATTAGGTATTAAGGTAAGAGTTGTTTTCCAGTCCCCAGTGATAACAAAAAAGCCCGGAACCTTTGAAGAGTTCCGGGCGCGTTCTGATTCATCGACATGACGCTACTTACCCGGAACTTAATCTGGGCCAAAAGTAAAAGCCATAAAACCAGCTACTTAAATAAGTCATGACGATGAAATTCTCCTTAAAACAACAAAAACCGCAGAGTTTGCTCTGCGGTTCACCGGGTGGTTTCCATTGGGAAACTACATTCACTCCCGGTGAACCACCTTAGACCAAAAATAAAAGTAAGAACTTGTTTTAAGCATTTGTGGGGCTTTTGCTGGAAAACTTAATAAATATACCTATTTAAGGTAATATTAACAGGAAGAATAGGCGGTGTCAAGACCCCAATAAACCACAAAAAAGCGATAGACTCAGTACAACTGTAGGAGTGAAGACTCGCATTGTAGGGAAATAAACTGCCTTAAGTTGCTTTACATCTATAATCAATTCCCCCTAAGACAGATGTAGTTTTTCAAATAATCTATATTTGGTCTTTCCTATGAATGCGTAATTCCTAAAAACATATAAACCAGTTTGCTTTTTAAGTAGGGTACAAAATACAGAACTTAAAACCAGATACAAAGAGTTACTATCTCCTGCCCCTTGTCCCCCTGCTCCCTTGTCCCCCTGCCTTCAAACCCGTAGCTTTGTACTTCATGCAAAAGAAAACATCTGTAATTCTCCTGACTTGTCATTTCACCTTTCGAAAGCTGATTGCAGACAATTGACGATCGCCATACATTATTCTGACCCAAGTCCTCATTGACCAGATCAACTTTTTAGGATCATCAGTTTGATTATGCCCAGTTCCAAAATCTTAGCCCAATCTTTCGACTATTATGGAGTTTACCCCTGCCCAGTCTGTCGAATAGGTAAGATTTCTCACATGCCATTGATGGAAGCTATGGCTTGTGACTTTTGTCAAGAGATTTTTACAGTCAACTTAGAAATCCAGCAAATCAAAATGCCTTCTAGACAACCACCATTAACTTGGCGTTGGAATGGGTTTAGTTGGACAGAAGGCCAGTTAGAAGGTGTGGAGTTAGGTTGGGGTTATGGATTAGCAGCAGCAGTTTTTGTAATTCTTCCCACTACTTTAATTGGCATAGTAGCTTACTATTTTCCTGCTGACCTCAAGGAACCCATTACTTGGACACCATATATTTGGACAGTATTGACTTTTCTATCACATTTATCAATTATTGTTTGGATTGTCATTGAAATTTATCAAATTCCAGTTGCAGCATATTTGAGAGCGATCGCTCGATGGAGAAATCGGGAGATGGAGAGATGAGGAAGCAGTGGAGTGGCAAAAGATGCAGCGAATACATGGCTCCATCACTCATAATTAAGTTGATTGTCCACCAAAATATCGTATGAGCGATCTGGAGCGGTACTATAGAATTTTGGAATTAGAGCCTGGGGCAACACTTGAAGAAGTGAACCAGGCTTACAAAGATTTAGTCTTTGTTTGGCATCCCGATCGCATTCCCAAAGAAAATCTCCGTTTACAGCAGAAAGCACAAGACAAGCTGAAAGCCATAAATGAAGCTCGTGAAAAATTGCGCTCTTTAAAAACCAAACATCAAACCATATCTAATTCACCTTCACCTTCACCTTCACCGTCATATCAACAGCAAACATCACCTCAAAAAACCCAGCCACCACCGAAGCAAAACTCAGACTTGAGTGGTAAAGACTATAGTCGGGCAAATTTGAGCAACAAAGATTTATCTGGCAGAAATCTGAGTTATGCCAACTTGAGTGGCGCTAATCTCAGCGATACTTTTATGCACAAAGTCAACCTCAGAGGGGCGAATTTATCTGAAGCAAATTTATTTCGAGCAAACCTCCTTTTAGCGGATCTCAGGGAGGCGAATTTACGTGGTGCTAATTTGATTGGTGCGGATCTCAGTGGAACTGACTTACGAGGAGCCGACTTAACAGGAGCGCGGATTCGTTCTGGTGAGCGCCTTTTGGTTAAATTAATTGGCGCTAACTTAGCTGGGGCAATTATGCCTGATGGGGCAATTTATCAATAACCGAGGTTGCACTACGACACAGAGTCAGGTAGCACAGGTGTGCTACCCAAGTTTTTTTGAGTATAAAAGACCAAAACACTTGTAGAGACGGCGATTTATCGCGTCTCAAAAATCCAAGCCTATTAGTATAAGTACTTAAGTTTACACGCATAAGTAATACTGTGCCCTTGGCTTGTGGTTAAATCATTAATTGCGATCGCCTAGTTAATTTTACGGGAACACAATATAAAATCTTTAGTCATTAAGCAAGTACAGATTAAATATCAAGGGCTTAACTAAGAAGTTAGAAATCAAACATTAGAATTAATTAGAGAAAAAATATCGCTAATTGTAGACTGCTAAATATTTTATTTAGTGAGGTAAAGTGTTGATTTTTATTCAACAGTCATACATTAATTACGTATTTACTCTAAATCAAGATACTGAATTTAATTTAGATACTTCTATAAGTAATTCAGTTTAATTCTAGTTACCTAAATTTCAATATGCAGATGTAGCTTCGGTAAGTTAAACAGCTAACTTTTCGATAGTCTTGAGATGTCTATTATGGCTTTAACAGTCTATATTTCGGCTTCTTTGAGCAGATTGTCTAGTTTGCAAATTTATACTTGCCCTATTAATGCGTTGATTATTTAACCGGAAATAAGTTTGCTTTAGATTCTTTATATATCAAGAATCTATCAGCTTGTCATAAGTTATACATGGGCTTTACCTCCCATTTAAATATGGTTGATACTGATTTTTTAACGATCAGTTTTCCGGAATCAGCCGCAACAAATTTGGAGCTAACACTATCCAAATACTCAAAACAGGTGAGTTATGAATAATCAAAATTACAAGACAACATCTATCAACTTTATCAAATCTTTTCTAGCTGCGGCTACACTGATAACAGCTTCCGTCGGCCCTGCTTTTGCTAACGACAAAGTGGAAATTGTCGGTGCAGAATATGGTGGTAATGGCTGCCCTGAAGGATCTGCTAGTGTAAGTGTCAGTCCCGATGGTCAAGAGCTAAGTATTCTATTTGATAAGTTTATAGCTGTAGGGAATAAAGCAGAAGAAAGACGCAAAAGCTGTAACTTAAGTATTCCGATTAAAGTTCCCCAAGGCTTTCAAATTTCCCTCTACGATGCTGATTATCGGGGCTATGTTGCTCCTAGCACAATTGGCAGACTAAGAGCAGAGTACTTTTTTGCTGGTCAGCGTGGCCCTGTTTTTTCTCGGACATTTAACGGCGAAAGTGATTACAACGTTCGCGATCAGTTAGTGACTGTAGCTGATGTTTGGTCACGCTGTGGCGACAGTGTAAATATGCGGGTAAATGCTGCGATGACCGCCAGTGGTCAAGGTATGGCAACTGTTGACTCTTTTGACCTTGCCCACCGAGGGTTGGTTTATCACGTCAAATATCGCCAGTGTCGTTAAGTCTTTTCAAAGCCGGGAGCAACAAACTTTTAGCTTGAAAAAAATCTAAGGCTTTGTTGGTTTGAGCAACACAGAACCTAACATCGATACAGATTGTTAGGTTTTCTTACATCAACCCAACAAAGCCCTTTTTTGCACTTAAAGCTTACTACTTTTGACTGTCTTAAGTAGGTAAGTGCGAATATTTATAACTATGTTCAGAACTTTAAATTTTAGGGTGCGTTACGCTCTACTAACGCACCTTGAATTATGGCTGATTTTTCACGTTACGTGGAAAAGTCCACCAAAAAACTAACCCCCTTCCCAATACTTCTCGGTTAAGGGGAAAAGGAGAAGGGGGAAGGGGAAAGAAAAAACCTTTAACCCAAATCCAGTACCCTTTACCCAAAATCCGATTCCGAATTAAAAATGCTTAACCGAGAAGTATTGACCCCCTTCCCGCGTCGGTAAGGGGAAAATTCAAAGTCTCTCTCCTTTTAGGAGAGAGATTTAGAGAGAGATTTTCCAGATGCCGTGAAGAGTCATGAATTTACAACCAACCTGTAAAATTAAATATGATATACATCAAGGCTTTTAGGCATTGTGAACTTTTTTATTGGTTGTGCTGTTTGGGCATATAAAGGTTGGGTTGGCGAACTTTACCCCCAAGGTACTCGCACCGCCGATTTTCTCCATCTCTACAGTCGTCGCTTCACCACTGTAGAAGGTAACACCACCTTTTATGCCGTGCCTAACCAACAAACAGTAACCCGTTGGGCTGCCGAAACACCAGCAGGTTTTGAATTTTGTCTAAAATTACCGCGAGATATTACCCATCAAGGGTTGCTACAACCTTATATTCCGGCGGCTTTAAAATTTCTGGAAGGGATGCGTCCTTTAGGTAAACGTCTTGGGCCAATATTTGCCCAGTTACCACCTAGTTATGCACCTGCATTACTTGAAGATTTGACTAGCTTTCTGGAAGCTTGGCCGCGCACAGATGCACCCCTAGCCCTGGAAGTTCGTCATCCCGACTGGTTCAGAGAACCCCATGCTAGTAATTTGACAGCGCTTTTGCAAAAGCTAGGTGTAGGACGGGTACTTTTAGACTCGCGCCCCATTTACACTGGAGATGATGACTCCCAGTTACAATCAGAACGACGTAAACCCAAATTACCGTTGCAATTGAGTGTGACAGCACCTTTTACTCTGATTCGGTTTATTTCCCATCCAAATTTATTAGTGAATCAGCCGTTTATGGAAGAGTGGGTAAGGCAGATTCAGCAATGGTTACAGGCGGGAGTGCGAATCTATTTCTTTATTCATTGTCCAATAGAAGCGCGATCGCCTAACATAGCGCGTCACTTCCAACAGCTATTAGAACAGAGTGATACACCAGTTCCACCCTTACCTTGGAATAACCTTGAGCATCCCCCCAATCAACTGAGTTTATGGTCTTGAAAGGCAAGGCACAAGGATCAAAGGAAATAGTCCCAGAGAATGAAATTTATAACTTTTATAATATATCTAATGTTTAGTGATAAAAAAAGAGCGATAATTAGTGTTTCAGTACTTTTCTGTTAATGCTTGATATTTCTTTCGTCTTGACAAAAATGGCTATTACCGTTTTTGCTAAATGGTAACGAGGGTTTAAGTGATACATAAATATATCTAAAAAGAAAGTATTGATTTTTAGTATGTAATTTAAGCATTTTTTTGAAAGCAGTTACACCAAAGGAGGTTAAGATGAGTCGTCTTCTTTATGAAAGTTCAGTCTCATACAAAGGATATCTCATCATTCCATTAGTTTTTGGTAAAGTTGATAATTACGATATTTATTCTTATAAATTACTATCTGACATTGGTAACAGAAGTCAATTTCATAAAGCCGAGAACCCAGCAGGAATCTATGGAAGTGGCGTTAGTAACATCATTGACATTGCAAAAGAACATATCGATCAAAATTCAGATTTTGTTAACCAGAGAGACTATTTTAAGTCTCGCTACATTTACCGTAACCATTTGATTATTATCTTCCAAGAAGGAGATAAATGCTTTTATGACCATTATCCACCAGAGTTATTGAATAATATCGCAGCTCCAAAATTATTCAAATCCGAATACGAATGTCTGAGTTGGATTAAGCAAGGGCTTGATGGACGACATGTGCGTCAAAGAACTAATTGAACGAATTAGAAGTGCCCCCTCCACAAGATTGGATAATTTAAACGAAATTTCGGGAATAGGCTAATGTAGTAATGTAGATTATTTACTGTAGTACATAAGGAGGACGAACTATGACTGAGTTGCTAGCAGTCCGGGTTAATTTGACCATCCCAACCCAACGGACACAAGGCGCAGAGATTCTTGTTCAGTCCTCTTTCCTACAGGAATGACAACTAGAATTCACAGACATTATTGTGCTGGGGGCTTCCCTGCATAGAAATGTCCTCCTCTGTGGAACCTTGTGCAAAACAAGTAGCACACATCGAGGAAACATCAATGAATTTGGATTATTTAGGCTGGAGTGACTTTTTTGCTCGCAGCTTTGAACCCTATCGCTTACAAGGATTTAGTGTTGCTAGGGTTGCCATTGAATACAGAAATACGTACACCCTTTATAGTGAAGAGGGAGAACTTTCAGCAGAAGTTGCAGGTAAATTGCGACATCGGGCTTCCCAACCACAAGATTTTCCAGCAGTGGGAGATTGGGTTGTTATTAGTCTAAGAGAATCTGAAAGACGAGCCACCATCAACGAGATTTTACCCAGGAAAAGCAAATTCTCCCGCAAGACAGTGGGTAGTAAAACAGAAGAACAAATTGTTGCAGCTAATATTGATACAGTTTTCTTAGTCTCAGGGCTAGATGGCGATTTTAACCCTAGAAGAGTTGAACGTTATTTAATTCTGGCTTGGGAAAGTGGTGCAAATCCAGTAGTGGTGTTAAACAAAGCAGATTTGTGCAACTCTCTAGAAGAGTACTTAGCACAAGTAGAAGCAGTTGCTTTGGGTGTACCAATTGTAGTTTTAAGTGCCACC
This window contains:
- a CDS encoding efflux RND transporter permease subunit — protein: MNISELFIRRPIMTTLVMLGILIFGLISYQQLPVSDLPNVDYPTLQVTANLPGASPETMAASVATPLEQQFSSIAGLSSMNSTSSLGTTQLTLQFDLNRDIDGAAQDVQSAIAKGAKQLPTNMPNPPSYRKVNPADQPVLYISLNSSILPLSTVDKYAETLLAQRLSMVDGVAQVQVFGSQKYAVRIQLDPEALSVKGIGIDEVADAIANGNVNLPTGTLYGKQQNSTIQANGQLNDAASYRSLSVAYQNGAPVQLGELGQVLDSVENDKIASWYFPVKKESKGAEEQGSRGAGEQRSRGAGEKSSIQNSGVRAIVLAIQRQPGTNTVQVVDAIKKLLPSFRTQIPAAVNMDILYDRSQSIRESVDDVQFTLLLTIALVVLVIFLFLRNISATVIPSLAVPLSIVATFGVMVLLGFSLDNLSLMALTLSVGFVVDDAVVMLENIVRHMEMGESRMEAALNGSREIGFTILSMTISLVAVFIPILFMEGILGRLFREFAVTISVAILVSGVISLSLTPMLCSRFLSPPHHEQESEGDDEQGSRGAGEAGEQGGEGEILNSQSRVPSPESPVPTPQSRIKNFNRRLYNFSENVFNVILGGYDWSLKKSLKYHRTTMVISGAILVATVYLFIIVPKGFVPNADVGQITATTQASEDISFDEMVKHQQAVAAIAYRDPNVDSINSSVGAGGPNASANAGRLLIELKPRHERSLSADEVVQELRPKLSVVPGIKVFLQNPPAINVGGQQTKAQYQFTLQTPNIQELYQYAPVLEEKLRSLSDLQDVNSDLQIKNPQVKVDINRDQASALGLTANQIETALSNAYGTRQVSTIYAPDSQYQVIMGVEPKYQQNANALDLLSVRAPSGQLVPLNAIATLSKDVGPLTINHKGQLASVTFSFNLKPGVSLGNVTGKIEELARQTLPPTISTGFQGSAQAFQSSIQGLGLLLLVAILVIYIVLGILYENFIHPLTILSSLPSAGFGAILTLLLFQVDLNIYAFVGIILLVGIVKKNGIMMVDFAIVARHNGKTPYDAIYEACLVRFRPIMMTTMAALMGTLPIALGLGAGADTRRPLGLAVVGGLVFSQFLTLYLTPVFYTYMESWQTKLKKRSWRKQPILHSPD
- a CDS encoding efflux RND transporter periplasmic adaptor subunit — encoded protein: MRRLVSIQTIKPSSLAAQTIFSFHNVIQRGRFSLLILGLTYLCAACNASEAQPSGKEAGKKRAVPVVVATATQKTIPIQLAATGTVEAYSTVSVKSQVGGQLTGVYFQQGQNVKKGDLLFKIDSRPLQAALMQANAAKAKDLAQVKQAQANVLKAIAQVNQAKANVVKDKSQATNANVQAQRYASLLKQGAISKEQSEQYQTTAAAQQATVQADQEGVANAQAAIAAAQADVQNAQAVVVADEAAIDNAKVQLSYTSIYSPIAGRTGSLKLNQGNLVEANATDPLITISQIHPIYVNFSIAQRLLPDIKKYSANNGKLEVDALPPKDAGRPVRGELTFVDSGVNTQTGTIQLKGTFANADDRLFPGQFVNVVLKLSEEPNAITVPSQAVQSGQKGQFVYVIKPDKTAEMRAITVGDTVGNETVIQQGVKPGEQVVIDGQFNLVPDATVQVKPEVGSRGAGGQEAGGAGGAR
- the aroF gene encoding 3-deoxy-7-phosphoheptulonate synthase, producing the protein MTFQENETMINAKLAAQSHPNHQTIVKISEKVAFGGEELVIIGGPCTVESLEQMEIVAQKLSTASIQGLRGGVYKPRTSPYAFQGMGEEGLRILARVRSHYNMPVVTEVMSISQIEVVAAHADMLQVGSRNMQNFDLLKALGQAGKPILLKRGLAATIEEFVMAAEYILSHGNHDVVLCERGIRSFDDYTRNVLDLGAVAALKQITHLPVIVDPSHAVGKRELVAPVARAAIACGADGLIIECHPQPEKSVSDARQALSLEDMVRLVDSLKPVAKAVGRNISSNVGAGLSPAPIFCAA
- a CDS encoding pentapeptide repeat-containing protein, with the protein product MSDLERYYRILELEPGATLEEVNQAYKDLVFVWHPDRIPKENLRLQQKAQDKLKAINEAREKLRSLKTKHQTISNSPSPSPSPSYQQQTSPQKTQPPPKQNSDLSGKDYSRANLSNKDLSGRNLSYANLSGANLSDTFMHKVNLRGANLSEANLFRANLLLADLREANLRGANLIGADLSGTDLRGADLTGARIRSGERLLVKLIGANLAGAIMPDGAIYQ
- a CDS encoding DUF4360 domain-containing protein, encoding MNNQNYKTTSINFIKSFLAAATLITASVGPAFANDKVEIVGAEYGGNGCPEGSASVSVSPDGQELSILFDKFIAVGNKAEERRKSCNLSIPIKVPQGFQISLYDADYRGYVAPSTIGRLRAEYFFAGQRGPVFSRTFNGESDYNVRDQLVTVADVWSRCGDSVNMRVNAAMTASGQGMATVDSFDLAHRGLVYHVKYRQCR
- a CDS encoding DUF72 domain-containing protein: MNFFIGCAVWAYKGWVGELYPQGTRTADFLHLYSRRFTTVEGNTTFYAVPNQQTVTRWAAETPAGFEFCLKLPRDITHQGLLQPYIPAALKFLEGMRPLGKRLGPIFAQLPPSYAPALLEDLTSFLEAWPRTDAPLALEVRHPDWFREPHASNLTALLQKLGVGRVLLDSRPIYTGDDDSQLQSERRKPKLPLQLSVTAPFTLIRFISHPNLLVNQPFMEEWVRQIQQWLQAGVRIYFFIHCPIEARSPNIARHFQQLLEQSDTPVPPLPWNNLEHPPNQLSLWS
- the rsgA gene encoding ribosome small subunit-dependent GTPase A; the protein is MNLDYLGWSDFFARSFEPYRLQGFSVARVAIEYRNTYTLYSEEGELSAEVAGKLRHRASQPQDFPAVGDWVVISLRESERRATINEILPRKSKFSRKTVGSKTEEQIVAANIDTVFLVSGLDGDFNPRRVERYLILAWESGANPVVVLNKADLCNSLEEYLAQVEAVALGVPIVVLSATNHQGLDGLKPYLQPGQTVALLGSSGVGKSTITNQLQGTSVQMVQPVRRGDDRGRHTTTHRELILLSTGGLIIDTPGMREIQIWAGDEGLQETFTDIETLAQKCHFRNCQHNNEPGCGVQQALAEGELDYSRFLSYQKLQKELDYLTRKQDQRMQLAEKERWKKIHKAMRNHHKR